Proteins from a genomic interval of Zingiber officinale cultivar Zhangliang chromosome 2A, Zo_v1.1, whole genome shotgun sequence:
- the LOC122040895 gene encoding probable staphylococcal-like nuclease CAN1, whose protein sequence is MGNSLFKFLCGKFSDQLHHSSPAAAPPAATDAVSALAHDLHHFGVTSQVPERLSHHVVSSKKAQANWYRKLLDAWKESKPPPKTPEAASRLVVQTLKRHQRADVEGLLAYYGLPLPHTLPDAAPVVRPSSKPEGVKYELHTLPVDARAVADGDTITVYVDTADPRESANVPRGVHEAAIERARARAAKDYNKADALHKIVMDAGYRVIAGANNEEILARKYRIRLRGIDAPESSMPFGKEAKEALVKLVQGKCLKVLVYGEDRYGRCVGDIYFNSVYIQEQMLKKGLAWHYIAYDQRPELAKWEKEARAKRVGLWASSHPEKPWEWRKERRNAT, encoded by the exons atggGCAACTCCCTCTTCAAATTCCTCTGCGGCAAATTCTCCGACCAACTCCACCACTCCTCTCCCGCCGCCGCCCCTCCCGCCGCCACCGACGCCGTCTCCGCCCTCGCCCACGATCTCCACCACTTCGGCGTCACATCGCAG GTTCCGGAGAGGCTGAGCCACCACGTAGTCTCCTCTAAGAAGGCACAAGCCAACTG GTACAGAAAATTGCTGGACGCATGGAAGGAATCCAAGCCGCCGCCAAAAACACCAGAAGCAGCTTCGAGGCTCGTCGTCCAAACCTTAAAGAGGCATCAGAGAGCAGACGTTGAG GGTCTCTTGGCTTACTACGGCCTTCCACTCCCTCACACCCTGCCGGATGCTGCGCCGGTTGTTCGTCCTTCATCCAAGCCAGAAGGAGTGAAGTATGAGCTGCACACGCTTCCA GTGGATGCTAGAGCTGTGGCAGATGGAGATACAATTACGGTGTACGTCGACACCGCTGATCCGAGAGAGTCAGCGAATGTCCCTCGAGGCGTGCACGAGGCGGCCATTGAGAGAGCACGAGCACGAGCTGCCAAGGACTACAACAAGGCAGATGCACTCCATAAAATTGTCATGGACGCAGGATACAG AGTAATTGCTGGAGCTAACAATGAGGAGATCCTCGCGCGCAAATATCGAATCAGACTAAG GGGAATTGATGCGCCGGAGAGCTCCATGCCATTTGGGAAGGAAGCCAAGGAGGCTCTGGTGAAGTTAGTCCAAGGAAAGTGCCTGAAGGTTCTTGTTTATGGAGAAGATCGATACGGTCGCTGCGTAGGAGATATTTACTTCAATAGTGTCTATATCCAA GAACAGATGCTTAAGAAAGGGCTTGCATGGCACTACATTGCCTATGACCAACGTCCAGAGCTAGCAAAG TGGGAGAAGGAAGCAAGAGCTAAACGTGTTGGCTTATGGGCTTCTTCACACCCTGAGAAGCCATGGGAATGGAGGAAAGAGAGAAGAAATGCAACATAA
- the LOC122040896 gene encoding 40S ribosomal protein S7-like encodes MFTARKKIHKEKGLEPTEFEDTVAQAFFDLENSNQELKSDLKDLYINSAVQTDIAGNRKAVVIHIPFRLRKAFKKIHVRLVRELEKKFSGKDVVLIATRRILRPPKKGSAVVRPRSRTLTAVHDAILEDVVFPAEIVGKRIRYRLDGSKIIKIFLDPKERNNTEYKLETFSGVYRKLCGKDVVFEYPMPESA; translated from the exons ATGTTTACTGCAAGGAAGAAAATCCACAAGGAAAAGGGATTGGAACCTACAGAGTTTGAAGACACTGTTGCTCAG GCCTTTTTTGATTTGGAAAATAGTAACCAGGAGTTGAAGAGTGACTTAAAAGACCTATATATCAATTCAGCAGT TCAAACAGATATTGCAGGCAACAGGAAAGCTGTTGTTATTCATATTCCTTTCAGGCTCCGGAAAGCTTTTAAGAAAATTCATGTGAGGCTAGTCAGAGAATTGGAGAAGAAATTTAGTGGAAAG GATGTGGTTCTAATTGCAACAAGAAGGATATTAAGACCTCCAAAGAAAGGCTCTGCTGTTGTGCGTCCTCGCAGTCGAACACTCACTGCAGTTCATGATGCAATCTTAGAGGATGTTGTATTCCCTGCTGAGATTGTTGGGAAGCGTATAAGATATCGTTTGGATGGCTCCAAGATAATAAAG ATTTTCCTGGATCCGAAGGAACGGAACAACACAGAGTACAAGCTGGAGACATTTTCAGGTGTCTACCGGAAGCTCTGCGGCAAGGACGTTGTCTTTGAGTACCCGATGCCAGAGAGTGCATAA